A window of Salmo trutta chromosome 5, fSalTru1.1, whole genome shotgun sequence contains these coding sequences:
- the fam98a gene encoding protein FAM98A has product METDIIDSLEDLGYQGPLLEDGALEAAVSGGAAAPEFTKVCAWIVSELKLYCQLEENVHATNCPSEAEGFQLEMSGLLSELACPYNVLTTGDVTQRLLNKTNCLLLITFLISELEASRMILVNKPQKAAQEAGGSVVFMELKGICVSLGMSKPPANITMFQFFSGIEKKLKEALAKVPSTHVGGPLMKKALGPVHFEKIEAINQALVNEYEVRRKMLLKRLDVTVQSFGWSDKAKKHAEKLANVYPPLRSTLATKSKVSVAHLFAAREDLSKIMRTSSGRIREKTACAINKVLMGRVPDRGGRPTEIEAPPPEMPTWQKRQDGPQGGGHYGGGGRGGSRGGFDQHSQGGRGGYERGGGGYERGGRGGGGGGRGGKVQGGWSDGGGGGSGGGGYQGHYQEGGGHQAGGGRGGYGGGKFQGGFQGPGYPAGGHQGGGGGGGGGYQHDNHNQDGGRHQDRGGRGGRGGRGRGDSRGRGDGRGRGQGGGWGGRGGQNLNQGGQFEQFFQQGGQQYNQAGFSQGSKNYTS; this is encoded by the exons ATGGAGACAGATATTATTGACTCACTGGAAGATCTGGG GTACCAAGGCCCTCTGTTGGAGGATGGAGCACTGGAGGCTGCGGTGAGCGGGGGAGCAGCAGCACCAGAGTTCACCAAGGTGTGTGCCTGGATCGTCTCAGAGCTCAAGCTCTACTGTCAGCTGGAGGAGAATGTCCATGCCACCAACT GTCCCAGTGAGGCCGAGGGGTTCCAGCTGGAGATGAGTGGTCTTCTGTCTGAGCTGGCCTGTCCTTACAATGTCCTCACCACAGGAGATGTTACCCAGAGGCTGCTCAACAAGACAAACTGCCTACTGCTCATCA cctttcTGATCTCGGAGCTGGAGGCCTCCAGGATGATCCTGGTCAACAAGCCTCAGAAGGCAGCCCAGGAGGCCGGGGGTAGTGTTGTCTTTATGGAGCTGAAGGGGATCTGTGTGTCCCTGGGCATGTCCAAACCCCCAGCCAACATCACCATGTTCCAGTTCTTCAGTGGGATCGAGAAGAAG CTGAAAGAAGCTCTAGCCAAAGTGCCATCAACTCATGTTGGGGGTCCTCTGATGAAGAAGGCACTTGGACCAGTTCACTTT GAAAAAATCGAAGCCATCAATCAAGCACTTGTGAATGAGTATGAAGTCCGAAGGAAGATGTTGTTGAAACGTCTTGACGTGACAGTTCAGTCCTTTGGTTGGTCTGACAAAGCTAAG AAACATGCTGAAAAGCTGGCCAATGTATACCCGCCTTTGCGTTCAACCCTCGCCACAAAGAGCAAAGTCTCGGTGGCTCACCTCTTTGCTGCACGAGAGGACCTCTCCAAGATTATGCGCACAAGTAGTGGCAGGATAAGGGAGAAGACTGCTTGTGCCATTAACAAG GTTCTGATGGGACGTGTGCCAGACAGAGGTGGGCGACCCACTGAGATTGAGGCCCCCCCACCAGAGATGCCCACCTGGCAGAAGAGGCAAGACGGTCCACAGGGAGGTGGACACTATGGCGGGGGTGGACGAGGAGGCAGCAGGGGGGGCTTCGACCAACACTCTCAGGGGGGCCGAGGGGGTTACgagcgaggaggaggaggttatGAAAGGGgcgggaggggtggaggagggggtggcAGAGGGGGCAAGGTGCAGGGAGGCTGGTcggacggaggaggaggaggaagtggtggtggtggttaccaAGGTCATTACCAGGAAGGAGGTGGCCACCAAGCgggtggggggagaggaggtTACGGGGGTGGAAAATTTCAAGGGGGCTTCCAGGGCCCTGGTTACCCTGCAGGAGGGCATCAAGGCGGAGGAGGGGGCGGAGGAGGTGGTTACCAACATGACAACCACAATCAAGATGGAGGTCGCCACCAGGACAGGGGTGGCCGAGGGGGTCGCGGGGGTAGGGGAAGAGGTGATAGTAGAGGAAGAGGTGATGGTAGGGGAAGAGGACAGGGGGGAGGTTGGGGAGGGCGAGGGGGTCAGAATTTGAACCAAGGAGGACAGTTTGAACAGTTCTTCCAGCAGGGTGGCCAGCAGTACAATCAAGCAGGCTTTAGCCAGGGGAGCAAAAACTACACTAGTTGA
- the si:ch211-195b21.5 gene encoding uncharacterized protein si:ch211-195b21.5 isoform X1: MFRGFHNPGELHRGPAPLGHPSHLQPPGPSYGGPFGPPPHVPLPGHFPPGSCHPFLPPGSGSEYLHRPMREHYINTPHCSSYSIDRSTVISLGSQQILPPDTQHLQMPQWPANPLESCQRDKSENLTAGEEFLRCLAANKPVPDFLKGVNLLDAGKAVKAPGVPEDRGYERQRLRSKSRSPAKESRGRSKSRAKSQVRSKSRARSKSCPRSRSRTRGKSRPRSRSRSRGKSQVRSKSKARSRSRSRGKSRARSKSRSRSRSRSYGKSRGRLDHHSDHRDKRSPIRRSSSRISNHSSAHNDLLEGLKRVMNSKQLEDSMPSIKNAILTIQANNFSRDIQSNCLPCGPVLASRQEFLQASDGPKPVSRQDETDSNLLPHERVGCDFSWLQGTREVSPVQKPEEVEDEENFLYGNEDNQSKQRPATLPFAQSTSITQQSDAEISPAGPPYYQSQPLFGNHGEVQEFKMPPQPVQSSVRLEQRVQPVPAPDVKPTPTVKECEEFKAMLKNIGLNLGTSEISKMMVKLQQQKEGKMPEQKREEKVPSPAPVLPLPLVVGASQEPRLASPTLGAALGTAPIRQALESLQFIIKATREKRANSDPHDGNHSQRNSDKQKSKDDEESQRRSRHDQMKRKETLVKELEELLKQDGSTFLIPVIGFYCQRCEEFFGDLTTAEGHAATHRRNEPSMQQHGDRRPGEDRRHPSHYIGHPLAPERRDQRDPRDQRYRKLDEGPKAYRNDREKIYVKEERPGSPRIKMTVVRGHTPPGLQKARGREEGRVDKGSCAASSGPASGKYDRVKLEEVETKGKPNMEVCDKDKGESSSSSDDEKDKSPKGNKKKKEKKKKEKKKKKKKEKG, encoded by the exons ATGTTTCGTGGTTTTCACAATCCCGGAGAACTTCACCGGGGCCCTGCTCCCTTAGGCCACCCATCCCATTTACAGCCACCCGGTCCCAGCTACGGAGGGCCCTTTGGCCCGCCACCCCACGTTCCACTGCCTGGACACTTTCCTCCTGGATCTTGTCATCCTTTCTTACCTCCCGGATCGGGAAGTGAATACCTCCACAGGCCAATGAGGGAACATTATATCAAT ACTCCACACTGCAGCAGTTACTCCATTGACCGCAGCACAGTGATCAGTCTTGGTAGTCAACAGATTCTCCCACCAGACACACAGCATCTTCAGATGCCACAGTGGCCCGCCAATCCTTTGGAATCATGCCAAAGAGACAAGAG TGAGAACTTGACCGCTGGTGAAGAATTCCTCAGATGCCTTGCGGCTAATAAGCCAGTCCCTGACTTTCTCAAAGGAGTCAACCTGTTGGACGCAGGGAAGGCAGTCAAGGCACCAGGTGTACCAGAAGACCGGGGTTATGAGAGGCAGAGACTCCGGAGCAAATCTCGCAGTCCAGCGAAGGAAAGCAGGGGCAGGAGCAAGAGCCGAGCAAAGAGCCAGGTAAGAAGCAAGAGCCGGGCAAGAAGCAAGAGCTGTCCGCGCAGCAGAAGTCGTACCCGAGGGAAAAGCCGACCACGAAGCAGGAGTCGCAGTCGTGGAAAGAGCCAGGTCAGAAGCAAGAGCAAGGCTCGTAGTAGGAGCCGGAGCCGAGGGAAAAGTCGGGCAAGGAGCAAAAGCAGATCAAGGAGTAGGAGTCGCAGCTATGGAAAGAGCCGGGGCAGGTTGGACCATCATTCAGACCACAGGGACAAAAGGAGCCCCATTCGGAGGAGTAGCAGCAGGATCAGTAATCACTCCTCCGCACACAATGACCTGCTCGAGGGCCTGAAACGGGTTATGAACAGCAAGCAACTGGAGGACAGTATGCCTTCCATCAAGAATGCCATTCTCACAATACAG GCCAATAACTTTAGCAGAGATATCCAGAGCAACTGTCTTCCATGTGGACCAGTCTTGGCCAGCAGACAGGAATTTCTTCAAGCCTCAGATGGGCCTAAGCCAGTCAGCAGACAGGACGAGACCGACAGCAATCTTCTCCCCCACGAGAGAGTGGGCTGTGACTTCTCCTGGCTGCAGGGCACCAGGGAGGTCTCACCTGTTCAAAAGCCGGAGGAGGTCGAGGATGAGGAGAACTTCCTCTATGGGAATGAGGATAACCAGTCAAAACAACGCCCTGCCACCCTGCCTTTTGCACAGTCCACATCCATTACCCAGCAGAGCGATGCAGAGATCTCCCCAGCAGGCCCACCCTACTATCAAAGCCAGCCTCTGTTCGGGAACCATGGTGAAGTCCAGGAGTTCAAGATGCCTCCTCAACCGGTCCAGTCTAGTGTGAGGCTTGAGCAGAGGGTGcagcctgttcctgctcctgaTGTGAAGCCCACCCCCACTGTGAAGGAATGTGAGGAGTTCAAGGCCATGTTGAAGAACATTGGGCTGAATCTGGGCACGTCAGAGATCAGTAAGATGATGGTCAAGCTGCAGCAACAGAAGgaggggaagatgccagagcagaagagggaggagaaagtgCCATCACCAGCACCAGTGCTGCCTCTTCCTCTTGTAGTTGGGGCATCACAGGAGCCCAGACTGGCCTCGCCAACACTCGGGGCAGCACTTGGGACAGCACCAATACGACAAGCATTGGAGTCATTACAGTTCATTATTAAAG CAACAAGGGAGAAAAGGGCCAATAGTGATCCACATGATGGCAACCATTCCCAGAGGAATTCAGACAAACAGAAG AGCAAAGATGACGAGGAGAGTCAGAGGAGATCGAGACATGACCAAATGAAAAGGAAAGAAACTCTTGTGAAGGAACTGGAGGAATTGCTAAAGCAGGATG GGTCCACCTTTTTGATTCCGGTCATCGGGTTCTACTGTCAGAGGTGTGAGGAGTTCTTCGGAGACCTGACCACTGCTGAGGGCCATGCTGCAACCCACCGGCGGAATGAGCCTAGCATG CAGCAGCATGGAGACAGACGACCTGGAGAGGACAGAAGACACCCTAGCCATTACATCGGGCACCCCCTGGCTCCAGAGCGGAGGGACCAGAGAGACCCAAGAGATCAGAGGTATCGCAAACTAGACGAGGGCCCAAAGGCTTACAGGAACGACAGGGAGAAGATCTACGTGAAAGAGGAACGACCTGGAAGCCCCAGGATAAAGATGACGGTGGTCCGCGGGCACACCCCACCAGGTCTGCAGAaggccagggggagagaggaggggagggtggatAAGGGCTCTTGTGCTGCTTCCTCTGGCCCTGCCAGTGGGAAATATGATAGGGTCAaactggaggaggtggagaccAAAGGAAAGCCCAACATGGAAGTATGTGACAAAGATAAAGGAGAAAGCAGTTCTAGCAGTGATGACGAGAAAGACAAATCTCCTAAAGGCAACAAAAAGaaaaaggagaagaagaagaaggaaaagaagaagaagaagaaaaaggaaaAGGGTTAG
- the si:ch211-195b21.5 gene encoding uncharacterized protein si:ch211-195b21.5 isoform X2 yields the protein MFRGFHNPGELHRGPAPLGHPSHLQPPGPSYGGPFGPPPHVPLPGHFPPGSCHPFLPPGSGSEYLHRPMREHYINTPHCSSYSIDRSTVISLGSQQILPPDTQHLQMPQWPANPLESCQRDKSENLTAGEEFLRCLAANKPVPDFLKGVNLLDAGKAVKAPGVPEDRGYERQRLRSKSRSPAKESRGRSKSRAKSQVRSKSRARSKSCPRSRSRTRGKSRPRSRSRSRGKSQVRSKSKARSRSRSRGKSRARSKSRSRSRSRSYGKSRGRLDHHSDHRDKRSPIRRSSSRISNHSSAHNDLLEGLKRVMNSKQLEDSMPSIKNAILTIQANNFSRDIQSNCLPCGPVLASRQEFLQASDGPKPVSRQDETDSNLLPHERVGCDFSWLQGTREVSPVQKPEEVEDEENFLYGNEDNQSKQRPATLPFAQSTSITQQSDAEISPAGPPYYQSQPLFGNHGEVQEFKMPPQPVQSSVRLEQRVQPVPAPDVKPTPTVKECEEFKAMLKNIGLNLGTSEISKMMVKLQQQKEGKMPEQKREEKVPSPAPVLPLPLVVGASQEPRLASPTLGAALGTAPIRQALESLQFIIKATREKRANSDPHDGNHSQRNSDKQKSKDDEESQRRSRHDQMKRKETLVKELEELLKQDGSTFLIPVIGFYCQRCEEFFGDLTTAEGHAATHRRNEPSMQHGDRRPGEDRRHPSHYIGHPLAPERRDQRDPRDQRYRKLDEGPKAYRNDREKIYVKEERPGSPRIKMTVVRGHTPPGLQKARGREEGRVDKGSCAASSGPASGKYDRVKLEEVETKGKPNMEVCDKDKGESSSSSDDEKDKSPKGNKKKKEKKKKEKKKKKKKEKG from the exons ATGTTTCGTGGTTTTCACAATCCCGGAGAACTTCACCGGGGCCCTGCTCCCTTAGGCCACCCATCCCATTTACAGCCACCCGGTCCCAGCTACGGAGGGCCCTTTGGCCCGCCACCCCACGTTCCACTGCCTGGACACTTTCCTCCTGGATCTTGTCATCCTTTCTTACCTCCCGGATCGGGAAGTGAATACCTCCACAGGCCAATGAGGGAACATTATATCAAT ACTCCACACTGCAGCAGTTACTCCATTGACCGCAGCACAGTGATCAGTCTTGGTAGTCAACAGATTCTCCCACCAGACACACAGCATCTTCAGATGCCACAGTGGCCCGCCAATCCTTTGGAATCATGCCAAAGAGACAAGAG TGAGAACTTGACCGCTGGTGAAGAATTCCTCAGATGCCTTGCGGCTAATAAGCCAGTCCCTGACTTTCTCAAAGGAGTCAACCTGTTGGACGCAGGGAAGGCAGTCAAGGCACCAGGTGTACCAGAAGACCGGGGTTATGAGAGGCAGAGACTCCGGAGCAAATCTCGCAGTCCAGCGAAGGAAAGCAGGGGCAGGAGCAAGAGCCGAGCAAAGAGCCAGGTAAGAAGCAAGAGCCGGGCAAGAAGCAAGAGCTGTCCGCGCAGCAGAAGTCGTACCCGAGGGAAAAGCCGACCACGAAGCAGGAGTCGCAGTCGTGGAAAGAGCCAGGTCAGAAGCAAGAGCAAGGCTCGTAGTAGGAGCCGGAGCCGAGGGAAAAGTCGGGCAAGGAGCAAAAGCAGATCAAGGAGTAGGAGTCGCAGCTATGGAAAGAGCCGGGGCAGGTTGGACCATCATTCAGACCACAGGGACAAAAGGAGCCCCATTCGGAGGAGTAGCAGCAGGATCAGTAATCACTCCTCCGCACACAATGACCTGCTCGAGGGCCTGAAACGGGTTATGAACAGCAAGCAACTGGAGGACAGTATGCCTTCCATCAAGAATGCCATTCTCACAATACAG GCCAATAACTTTAGCAGAGATATCCAGAGCAACTGTCTTCCATGTGGACCAGTCTTGGCCAGCAGACAGGAATTTCTTCAAGCCTCAGATGGGCCTAAGCCAGTCAGCAGACAGGACGAGACCGACAGCAATCTTCTCCCCCACGAGAGAGTGGGCTGTGACTTCTCCTGGCTGCAGGGCACCAGGGAGGTCTCACCTGTTCAAAAGCCGGAGGAGGTCGAGGATGAGGAGAACTTCCTCTATGGGAATGAGGATAACCAGTCAAAACAACGCCCTGCCACCCTGCCTTTTGCACAGTCCACATCCATTACCCAGCAGAGCGATGCAGAGATCTCCCCAGCAGGCCCACCCTACTATCAAAGCCAGCCTCTGTTCGGGAACCATGGTGAAGTCCAGGAGTTCAAGATGCCTCCTCAACCGGTCCAGTCTAGTGTGAGGCTTGAGCAGAGGGTGcagcctgttcctgctcctgaTGTGAAGCCCACCCCCACTGTGAAGGAATGTGAGGAGTTCAAGGCCATGTTGAAGAACATTGGGCTGAATCTGGGCACGTCAGAGATCAGTAAGATGATGGTCAAGCTGCAGCAACAGAAGgaggggaagatgccagagcagaagagggaggagaaagtgCCATCACCAGCACCAGTGCTGCCTCTTCCTCTTGTAGTTGGGGCATCACAGGAGCCCAGACTGGCCTCGCCAACACTCGGGGCAGCACTTGGGACAGCACCAATACGACAAGCATTGGAGTCATTACAGTTCATTATTAAAG CAACAAGGGAGAAAAGGGCCAATAGTGATCCACATGATGGCAACCATTCCCAGAGGAATTCAGACAAACAGAAG AGCAAAGATGACGAGGAGAGTCAGAGGAGATCGAGACATGACCAAATGAAAAGGAAAGAAACTCTTGTGAAGGAACTGGAGGAATTGCTAAAGCAGGATG GGTCCACCTTTTTGATTCCGGTCATCGGGTTCTACTGTCAGAGGTGTGAGGAGTTCTTCGGAGACCTGACCACTGCTGAGGGCCATGCTGCAACCCACCGGCGGAATGAGCCTAGCATG CAGCATGGAGACAGACGACCTGGAGAGGACAGAAGACACCCTAGCCATTACATCGGGCACCCCCTGGCTCCAGAGCGGAGGGACCAGAGAGACCCAAGAGATCAGAGGTATCGCAAACTAGACGAGGGCCCAAAGGCTTACAGGAACGACAGGGAGAAGATCTACGTGAAAGAGGAACGACCTGGAAGCCCCAGGATAAAGATGACGGTGGTCCGCGGGCACACCCCACCAGGTCTGCAGAaggccagggggagagaggaggggagggtggatAAGGGCTCTTGTGCTGCTTCCTCTGGCCCTGCCAGTGGGAAATATGATAGGGTCAaactggaggaggtggagaccAAAGGAAAGCCCAACATGGAAGTATGTGACAAAGATAAAGGAGAAAGCAGTTCTAGCAGTGATGACGAGAAAGACAAATCTCCTAAAGGCAACAAAAAGaaaaaggagaagaagaagaaggaaaagaagaagaagaagaaaaaggaaaAGGGTTAG